The following are encoded in a window of Sminthopsis crassicaudata isolate SCR6 chromosome 5, ASM4859323v1, whole genome shotgun sequence genomic DNA:
- the LOC141542863 gene encoding transmembrane protein 176B-like has translation MSTSVIKVNGLEAAEMDSQPTQINIHIHQESALAKLLQAGCSFLKTKNYSQNKLTKRVLQAQLALGVSLILLGALSCCFGILLYFGPWIHLQTTGCAFWAGAMAVITGAGAIIYEKYQSKLWGRLAVLFTLINISTAIAALVFCSYSFRDSSYRFSNLKWICDYPKPETFTTWYGRDDSDYRDWRTEECTQNMNMFLHLFQGVQATLLAICAVILLVSLASLGVTLRNLCCQDSQFQVEEGCERELLGEESLPPSPCKEKPTGIIKL, from the exons ATGTCCACCAGTGTGATAAAGGTGAATGGGCTTGAAGCAGCAGAGATGGACTCCCAGCCAACTCAAATCAATATTCATATCCACCAGGAGTCAGCTCTGGCCAAGCTCCTCCAGGCAGGATGCTCCTTCTTGAAAACTAAGAATTATTCCCAAAACAAACTGACCAAAAGGGTGCTCCAGGCACAGCTGGCACTTGGG GTGTCACTGATATTGCTAGGGGCCTTGAGCTGCTGTTTTGGAATACTCCTGTATTTTGGGCCTTGGATTCATCTGCAGACCACAGGTTGTGCCTTTTGGGCAGGGGCCATG gctGTTATTACTGGAGCTGGGGCCATCATCTATGAAAAATATCAGAGTAAACTGTGG GGTCGTCTTGCTGTTCTGTTTACCCTGATCAACATCTCCACGGCCATTGCTGCCCTGGTCTTCTGTTCGTACAGCTTTAGGGACTCCTCATATCGCTTTTCCAATCTGAAATGGATCTGTGACTACCCTAAGCCAGAAACCTTCACGACCTGGTATGGTAGGGATGATTCTGATTATAGAGATTGGAGGACTGAAGAGTGCACACAGAATATGAACATGTTTTTG CATTTGTTCCAAGGAGTTCAGGCCACACTGCTGGCTATCTGTGCTGTGATACTCCTTGTGTCTCTGGCCTCCCTGGGTGTGACTCTCCGTAACTTGTGCTGCCAGGACTCTCAATTCCAG GTTGAAGAAGGATGTGAAAGGGAGCTTCTAGGAGAAGAATCACTTCCTCCCTCACCATGCAAGGAGAAACCCACTGGCATCATTAAACTGTGA